The proteins below come from a single Isoptericola dokdonensis DS-3 genomic window:
- a CDS encoding glycosyltransferase — translation MTEPDAAPGAADRPPLGGLATATWSIPHDFGGMTSALLRRSRLLAAHLGEPVRILTYAPGLDVHEARRRLERRGDLGPGVTLHNVWEDLRELPDEALGPRDDAPAGPRVRGRRAELVREERLGDDATRTLVFRGDRSLLAIEESRGGRRTIETFTRSGRPARSWPTRRAFWLERTRALLPDVPTSVVVDSKELIRFFATLRDEPGIRTLQMVHGAHLATDAADAHGQVVGRRGRLLGALADYDAVVLLTPTQEREIAERLGPGVRTFVVPNSIDVDVPADLTGRDPAHGVMLASLDGRKRVDHAVTAVDAVRRRTGRPLRLDVYGDGPERAALRRLAARSPGVRLHGHVPGAAARFAEASFMLLTSRSEGMGLVLAEAMARGCLPIAYDVRYGPADVVTHGVDGFLVPAGDTAALAAAVEQVTGLDEAALLAMRQAAVRSAQRFDDSRVARRWAEVLTRVAAARPA, via the coding sequence GTGACCGAGCCCGACGCCGCACCCGGTGCGGCGGACCGCCCCCCGCTCGGCGGCCTCGCGACCGCCACGTGGTCGATCCCGCACGACTTCGGCGGGATGACGTCGGCGCTGCTGCGCCGCTCCCGACTCCTCGCGGCGCACCTGGGCGAGCCCGTGCGGATCCTCACGTACGCCCCGGGGCTCGACGTCCACGAGGCGCGACGTCGCCTGGAGCGGCGCGGCGACCTCGGACCCGGCGTCACCCTGCACAACGTGTGGGAGGACCTGCGCGAGCTGCCCGACGAGGCGCTGGGGCCCCGGGACGACGCCCCCGCCGGGCCTCGCGTCCGCGGGCGGCGCGCCGAGCTCGTCCGGGAGGAGCGCCTCGGCGACGACGCCACGCGCACCCTCGTCTTCCGGGGGGACCGCAGCCTGCTCGCCATCGAGGAGAGCCGCGGAGGCCGTCGCACGATCGAGACGTTCACCCGGTCCGGCCGGCCGGCGCGGTCCTGGCCCACCCGGCGCGCGTTCTGGCTCGAGCGGACCCGCGCGCTCCTGCCCGACGTGCCGACGTCCGTCGTCGTGGACAGCAAGGAGCTCATCCGGTTCTTCGCGACGCTCCGCGACGAGCCCGGGATCCGGACCCTGCAGATGGTCCACGGTGCCCACCTCGCCACCGACGCCGCGGACGCCCACGGCCAGGTGGTCGGCCGACGGGGCCGCCTGCTCGGCGCGCTGGCGGACTACGACGCGGTCGTCCTGCTCACCCCCACGCAGGAACGCGAGATCGCCGAGCGCCTCGGCCCCGGCGTGCGGACCTTCGTGGTGCCCAACAGCATCGACGTCGACGTCCCCGCCGACCTCACGGGCCGGGACCCGGCGCACGGAGTGATGCTCGCCAGCCTCGACGGTCGCAAGCGTGTCGACCACGCCGTCACGGCCGTCGACGCCGTCCGGCGCCGCACCGGCCGTCCGCTCCGCCTCGACGTCTACGGCGACGGCCCCGAGCGCGCCGCCCTCCGCCGGCTCGCGGCGAGGTCCCCGGGCGTCCGGCTGCACGGGCACGTCCCCGGTGCCGCCGCCCGGTTCGCCGAGGCGTCGTTCATGCTCCTCACCAGCAGGTCCGAGGGCATGGGTCTCGTCCTCGCCGAGGCGATGGCGCGCGGCTGCCTGCCGATCGCCTACGACGTCCGGTACGGCCCCGCCGACGTCGTCACGCACGGCGTCGACGGGTTCCTCGTCCCCGCCGGCGACACCGCGGCGCTCGCGGCGGCCGTCGAGCAGGTGACCGGCCTCGACGAGGCCGCCCTGCTGGCCATGCGGCAGGCCGCGGTGCGCTCGGCGCAGCGCTTCGACGACTCCCGTGTCGCCCGGCGGTGGGCCGAGGTGCTGACCCGGGTCGCGGCGGCCCGGCCCGCCTGA
- a CDS encoding glycosyltransferase has product MPSTPGRDTTVAFPSGTYAAATWTIPTDFGGMTSALLRRSRTFVEEAGVPVKVLTFDPLLDLGRARADLEAVGALAPGVTLHNVWADLREWSDDDVRPAEGAPPTPRERGSDGEQVRVEPDAEGGPDRYLHFRPDGSLAAVDERTDDGRRITLYTRDGREGRSWSSVYSVYRAWIGRVLPDRPAYVVVDSKTMTKFFAVLQRPTVYTAQVVHGAHLAAKAKDAHGPLTLARTPLMENLDAFDAVVFLTEGQRRDVIERVGPRDNTAVVPNSTELPAAPATLGPRPPHGVMLAGLTGRKRVPQALRGFRLAAEATGLPLRLDVYGDGPERARLEGLASDVPGATLHGYVRGAAERFSEASFMLLTSRAEGLPLVFAEAMARGCVPIAYDIRYGPADIITDGVDGFLVPDGDVDALALAIEKFVRLDDEAVARMRAAAIATAQGYSATAVVGRWAEVFADMTRRRPVHVERPGRGQQVVRRLAGMLRRAPR; this is encoded by the coding sequence GTGCCCTCGACCCCCGGACGCGACACGACCGTGGCCTTCCCCTCGGGAACCTACGCCGCCGCCACCTGGACGATCCCGACGGACTTCGGCGGGATGACCTCGGCACTGCTGCGCCGCTCGCGCACGTTCGTCGAGGAGGCCGGTGTCCCCGTCAAGGTCCTGACCTTCGACCCCCTCCTCGACCTGGGACGGGCCCGCGCGGACCTCGAGGCCGTCGGCGCGCTCGCCCCCGGGGTCACGCTGCACAACGTCTGGGCGGACCTGCGCGAATGGTCCGACGACGACGTCCGCCCGGCGGAGGGCGCACCACCGACGCCGCGGGAACGCGGCAGCGACGGAGAGCAGGTGCGGGTCGAGCCCGACGCCGAGGGTGGGCCGGACCGCTACCTGCACTTCCGTCCCGACGGCTCCCTCGCGGCCGTGGACGAGCGCACCGACGACGGGCGGCGCATCACGCTGTACACGCGCGACGGCCGGGAGGGCCGGTCGTGGAGCTCCGTCTACTCGGTCTACCGCGCGTGGATCGGCCGTGTCCTGCCCGACCGCCCCGCCTACGTCGTCGTGGACTCCAAGACGATGACGAAGTTCTTCGCGGTGCTCCAGCGGCCCACCGTCTACACGGCGCAGGTCGTCCACGGCGCGCACCTCGCGGCGAAGGCCAAGGACGCGCACGGGCCCCTCACCCTCGCGCGCACGCCGCTCATGGAGAACCTGGACGCCTTCGACGCCGTCGTCTTCCTCACCGAGGGGCAGCGGCGCGACGTGATCGAGCGGGTCGGCCCGCGGGACAACACCGCCGTGGTGCCCAACAGCACCGAGCTGCCCGCCGCGCCGGCGACGCTGGGGCCGCGTCCGCCGCACGGCGTGATGCTCGCCGGGCTCACCGGTCGCAAGCGGGTCCCGCAGGCGCTGCGCGGGTTCCGCCTCGCCGCCGAGGCCACGGGCCTGCCGTTGCGGCTCGACGTGTACGGGGACGGCCCGGAGCGCGCCCGCCTGGAGGGGCTCGCCTCCGACGTGCCCGGCGCGACCCTGCACGGCTACGTCCGGGGCGCCGCCGAACGCTTCTCCGAGGCGTCGTTCATGCTGCTCACCAGCCGTGCCGAGGGCCTGCCGCTCGTGTTCGCCGAGGCCATGGCGCGTGGGTGCGTCCCCATCGCCTACGACATCCGGTACGGCCCTGCCGACATCATCACCGACGGCGTGGACGGGTTCCTCGTGCCCGACGGGGACGTCGACGCCCTCGCCCTGGCGATCGAGAAGTTCGTCCGCCTCGACGACGAGGCCGTCGCCCGGATGCGGGCCGCCGCGATCGCGACGGCCCAGGGCTACTCGGCGACCGCCGTCGTCGGCCGCTGGGCCGAGGTGTTCGCCGACATGACGCGTCGTCGCCCGGTCCACGTCGAGCGGCCGGGCCGGGGGCAGCAGGTCGTCCGCCGCCTGGCCGGTATGCTGCGACGCGCCCCTCGCTGA
- a CDS encoding CDP-glycerol glycerophosphotransferase family protein: MPAAPRGATWRRQIRSAGGQVIRRLGMLPAGTPDGHGEDAALLGTSWPYEVLVYFADTAEALYQIEQWYDTFRALHAEHPLVVVTRDSRTAAAIRRDSGLDVRTVAHYTTLDDVLRRSPTKLALYVNHNPENFTCLRFGNLVHASLMHGDSDKLVTVSNQTKAYDFSFVAGRAAVERMARFSTLYDAEARCVPVGRPQLDEQLRLREQTPRGPLPTVLYAPTWEGGQPSAEYGSLVSHGLAVVRALVTSGRYRVVYRPHPLTGVRDAAYGEADAAVRHYLAEAPVPAEGPGHATDTAGDVGPAFAGADLLVCDVSGVAMDWLATGEPIVVTRPTGQVTIARSPLLELAPALTVDDLDDVLALVDRELGDDPTRAERLRLREHYLGDTSPGAATRRFVEACERLMAVRDREVARVNAELGR; the protein is encoded by the coding sequence ATGCCTGCCGCACCCCGGGGCGCCACCTGGCGCCGTCAGATCCGCTCGGCGGGCGGACAGGTCATCCGCCGCCTCGGGATGCTGCCCGCCGGCACCCCGGACGGCCACGGGGAGGACGCCGCCCTGCTCGGGACCTCCTGGCCGTACGAGGTGCTCGTCTACTTCGCCGACACCGCCGAGGCGCTGTACCAGATCGAGCAGTGGTACGACACGTTCCGCGCGCTGCACGCCGAGCACCCGCTGGTGGTGGTGACCCGCGACTCCCGCACGGCCGCGGCGATCCGCCGCGACTCGGGGCTCGACGTCCGCACGGTCGCGCACTACACGACGCTCGACGACGTCCTGCGCCGGTCGCCCACGAAGCTCGCGCTGTACGTCAACCACAACCCCGAGAACTTCACGTGCCTGCGGTTCGGCAACCTCGTGCACGCGTCCCTCATGCACGGCGACAGCGACAAGCTCGTCACGGTGTCGAACCAGACCAAGGCGTACGACTTCTCGTTCGTCGCCGGCCGGGCCGCCGTCGAGCGGATGGCGCGGTTCAGCACGCTCTACGACGCCGAGGCCCGCTGCGTGCCCGTGGGAAGGCCTCAGCTCGACGAGCAGCTCCGCCTGCGGGAGCAGACGCCCCGCGGACCGCTGCCGACCGTCCTGTACGCCCCGACCTGGGAGGGCGGCCAGCCGTCCGCCGAGTACGGGTCCCTGGTCAGCCACGGCCTCGCGGTCGTGCGCGCGCTGGTGACGTCCGGCCGCTACCGGGTCGTCTACCGGCCGCACCCGCTGACCGGCGTGCGGGACGCCGCGTACGGGGAGGCCGACGCCGCCGTGCGCCACTACCTCGCCGAGGCGCCGGTCCCCGCCGAGGGGCCGGGCCACGCGACCGACACCGCCGGCGACGTCGGCCCGGCGTTCGCGGGCGCCGACCTGCTCGTGTGCGACGTGTCCGGCGTGGCGATGGACTGGCTGGCCACCGGTGAGCCGATCGTCGTCACCCGGCCCACCGGCCAGGTGACGATCGCCCGCAGCCCCCTGCTGGAGCTGGCGCCCGCGCTGACCGTCGACGACCTCGACGACGTCCTCGCGCTGGTCGACCGCGAGCTCGGCGACGACCCGACGCGGGCCGAGCGACTGCGCCTGCGCGAGCACTACCTGGGCGACACGTCCCCGGGCGCCGCCACCCGCCGCTTCGTCGAGGCGTGCGAGCGGCTGATGGCCGTGCGCGACCGCGAGGTGGCGCGGGTCAACGCCGAGCTGGGTCGCTGA
- a CDS encoding CDP-glycerol glycerophosphotransferase family protein — protein sequence MSHVSPPKPSIVERGKVRLGQILLGVGNVANRLVRETMVGEPPLLDPDLPALTPHPVAVYFADPPDLVYQVQQWLPVLAQVAEHRPVAIVTRHWGTTAALRDLTDLPVVFVRKLDGLRPAYGRLGTKTIVYVNNSMRNFQSLIYQDALHVHVNHGESDKISMVSNQVKAYDHVVVAGQAAVERHRRALIDFDLDRLVVCGRPQLDLDVAPVLGPVTGRRTVLYAPTWSGEDDANNYTSLDRYGVAIVRALLARDDVRVVYKPHPRVLTTDDKPVAAAHQEIQRLLSAQASAGHVMPLAADVLGVFEGVDLLVTDISSVGLDFLYLRPDAPMVLTDRRTDRARLLADAPIAAATDVVDAGSVGDVAAILGANLAADPHHEARAALRDHYFGFARGESSRRFLDLMVSATDRRDVLISDPARR from the coding sequence TTGTCGCACGTCAGCCCGCCGAAGCCGTCGATCGTCGAGCGCGGGAAGGTCCGCCTCGGACAGATCCTGCTCGGCGTCGGGAACGTCGCCAACCGCCTCGTCCGCGAGACCATGGTGGGTGAGCCGCCGCTGCTCGACCCCGACCTCCCGGCCCTGACGCCGCACCCCGTCGCCGTCTACTTCGCCGACCCGCCCGACCTGGTCTACCAGGTCCAGCAGTGGCTCCCCGTCCTGGCACAGGTGGCGGAGCACCGGCCCGTGGCGATCGTCACCCGGCACTGGGGCACGACCGCGGCGCTGCGCGACCTCACCGACCTGCCCGTCGTCTTCGTCCGCAAGCTGGACGGCCTGCGCCCCGCCTACGGCCGGCTCGGCACCAAGACGATCGTCTACGTCAACAACAGCATGCGGAACTTCCAGTCGCTCATCTACCAGGACGCCCTGCACGTGCACGTCAACCACGGTGAGTCGGACAAGATCTCCATGGTGTCCAACCAGGTGAAGGCGTACGACCACGTCGTCGTCGCCGGCCAGGCCGCCGTCGAGCGTCACCGCCGGGCGCTCATCGACTTCGACCTCGACCGGCTCGTCGTGTGCGGCCGCCCGCAGCTCGACCTCGACGTCGCGCCCGTGCTCGGGCCCGTCACGGGACGCCGGACCGTCCTGTACGCGCCCACCTGGTCCGGCGAGGACGACGCCAACAACTACACGTCGCTCGACCGGTACGGCGTCGCGATCGTGCGCGCGCTGCTCGCGCGCGACGACGTCCGGGTGGTCTACAAGCCGCACCCCCGCGTCCTGACGACGGACGACAAGCCGGTCGCGGCCGCCCATCAGGAGATCCAGCGGCTGCTCTCCGCGCAGGCGTCCGCCGGGCACGTCATGCCCCTGGCGGCGGACGTCCTGGGCGTGTTCGAGGGCGTCGACCTGCTGGTGACCGACATCTCGTCCGTCGGGCTCGACTTCCTCTACCTGCGCCCGGACGCGCCGATGGTGCTGACCGACCGCCGCACCGACCGGGCGCGGCTCCTCGCGGACGCGCCGATCGCGGCGGCCACCGACGTGGTCGACGCCGGTTCGGTGGGCGACGTCGCCGCGATCCTCGGCGCCAACCTCGCCGCCGACCCGCACCACGAGGCGCGGGCGGCGCTGCGGGACCACTACTTCGGGTTCGCGCGCGGCGAGAGCAGCCGCCGGTTCCTCGACCTCATGGTCTCGGCCACCGACCGCCGCGACGTGCTGATCAGCGACCCAGCTCGGCGTTGA
- a CDS encoding ABC transporter permease, producing MTTDITAGSTSGGRGKAGPEKRSAAPEPPEPIVPTGTSADRRELAERYGLTQMGVRPPLWAYIKDVTSRWAFVRVLGTASAYARNQNNYLGQLWAVLNPVLNATVYVLIFGIILQTSRGVENTIAFIVIGVFLFRFVEQSVNGGAGSIAKRTNLIRSLHFPRAVLPLSNVMSHLASLVPALVVMCLIVLGSGLLPKYDPVPVTWEWLLLVPAVALLWVFNMGLAFIMARVVAITPDLDNVISFVLRFAMYGSGVIFPVVHYVERLPESVQSWLAPLMEFQPISVYLYLGRSSLMDEPAFVQEPIMWVLGVVWAVVFFVAGFIIFWHGEERYGRD from the coding sequence GTGACCACCGACATCACCGCTGGTTCCACCTCGGGTGGACGCGGGAAGGCGGGGCCCGAGAAGCGGTCCGCCGCGCCGGAGCCACCCGAGCCGATCGTCCCCACGGGGACCTCGGCAGATCGCCGCGAGCTCGCCGAGCGCTACGGGCTCACCCAGATGGGTGTGCGCCCGCCGCTGTGGGCGTACATCAAGGACGTCACGTCACGCTGGGCGTTCGTCCGTGTGCTCGGGACGGCGTCGGCCTACGCGCGGAACCAGAACAACTACCTGGGCCAGCTCTGGGCGGTCCTCAACCCGGTGCTCAACGCGACCGTCTACGTGCTGATCTTCGGGATCATCCTGCAGACCAGCCGCGGTGTGGAGAACACCATCGCGTTCATCGTGATCGGCGTCTTCCTCTTCCGGTTCGTCGAGCAGTCGGTCAACGGCGGTGCCGGGTCGATCGCGAAACGCACGAACCTCATCCGTTCGCTGCACTTCCCGCGCGCGGTCCTGCCGCTGTCGAACGTCATGTCCCACCTGGCCTCGCTCGTCCCGGCGCTCGTGGTGATGTGCCTCATCGTGCTGGGCTCCGGGCTCCTGCCCAAGTACGACCCGGTGCCGGTGACGTGGGAGTGGTTGCTCCTGGTGCCGGCGGTCGCGCTCCTGTGGGTGTTCAACATGGGCCTGGCGTTCATCATGGCGCGGGTCGTGGCCATCACCCCCGACCTCGACAACGTCATCTCGTTCGTCCTGCGCTTCGCGATGTACGGCTCCGGCGTCATCTTCCCCGTCGTGCACTACGTGGAGCGGCTCCCCGAGTCCGTGCAGTCGTGGCTCGCGCCCCTCATGGAGTTCCAGCCGATCTCGGTCTACCTCTACCTGGGGCGCTCGTCGCTCATGGACGAGCCGGCGTTCGTCCAGGAGCCGATCATGTGGGTCCTGGGCGTGGTCTGGGCCGTGGTCTTCTTCGTGGCGGGCTTCATCATCTTCTGGCACGGCGAGGAGAGGTACGGACGTGACTGA
- a CDS encoding ABC transporter ATP-binding protein: MTDDVAEADAHLDFDMEVEEDDKGQRAQEIPLGDPCLVVDDLHIVFRVFGGRSRDRAKRSGATVKDATVKRKGFVKRLLGAGQQHVGAVSEVHAVRGVSFTARHGESIGIVGINGSGKSTLLRAITGLIPPHRGAVYVDGKPALLGVNAALMPQMTGAKNIEIGGLALGMTPKQIDEKFDEVVEFANIGDFVDLPMKTYSSGMAARLRFAISSAAVPDILMVDEALATGDAAFKSRSKARIEEVRQQAGTVFLVSHSLSTIEAMCTRVLWMHQGRLVMDGPVEEVARAYGDFVRAHRNAGTGGRAGGRQRRRNRNNEELAD, encoded by the coding sequence GTGACTGACGACGTGGCAGAGGCCGACGCCCACCTGGACTTCGACATGGAGGTCGAGGAGGACGACAAGGGTCAGCGCGCCCAGGAGATCCCGCTGGGCGACCCCTGCCTCGTGGTCGACGACCTGCACATCGTGTTCCGGGTGTTCGGCGGGCGCAGCCGTGACCGGGCGAAGCGTTCCGGCGCGACCGTGAAGGACGCCACGGTGAAGCGCAAGGGCTTCGTCAAGCGGCTCCTGGGCGCGGGGCAGCAGCACGTGGGTGCGGTGAGCGAGGTGCACGCCGTGCGCGGGGTGTCCTTCACCGCGCGGCACGGCGAGTCCATCGGCATCGTCGGCATCAACGGGTCGGGGAAGTCGACGCTGCTGCGCGCGATCACCGGCCTCATCCCGCCGCACCGCGGCGCCGTCTACGTGGACGGCAAGCCGGCCCTGCTCGGCGTCAACGCGGCGCTCATGCCGCAGATGACCGGGGCGAAGAACATCGAGATCGGTGGTCTCGCGCTCGGCATGACGCCCAAGCAGATCGACGAGAAGTTCGACGAGGTCGTGGAGTTCGCCAACATCGGCGACTTCGTCGACCTGCCGATGAAGACGTACTCCTCCGGGATGGCGGCCCGGCTGCGGTTCGCGATCAGCTCGGCCGCGGTCCCGGACATCCTCATGGTCGACGAGGCCCTGGCGACCGGTGACGCGGCGTTCAAGTCGCGCTCGAAGGCGAGGATCGAGGAGGTCCGCCAGCAGGCGGGCACCGTGTTCCTCGTGAGCCACTCGCTGTCGACCATCGAGGCCATGTGCACCCGGGTGCTCTGGATGCACCAGGGCAGGCTGGTCATGGACGGGCCGGTCGAGGAGGTGGCGCGCGCCTACGGCGACTTCGTGCGGGCGCACCGCAACGCGGGCACCGGTGGGCGCGCGGGCGGCAGGCAGCGTCGCCGCAACCGGAACAACGAGGAGCTGGCCGACTGA
- the cysC gene encoding adenylyl-sulfate kinase — translation MNLPETTHVLTDDELDALELHLGGGTTTPALTAGDGGPVTLTDAENTPLAVLDGGSATPVKPLARAAGPHWDPALRRAARDVATDVRRAVGPDGDVLAVVVDEAPTTAELGALPGLVPGAAAVLVLAPVARRSPAAGALGGPGLARVATQVRDAALAAGAPRVDAVVVPWAHGPLTADAARAHGANRVTRLADARPAEVQEAVAALGTVWTDAVERLYPPDVAREVADAAAHARRTGTVVFFTGLSGSGKSTVARALAAELDDEGVRTTLLDGDEVRQHLSKGLGFDKASRELNVERIGYVASLVAHHGGVAVAAPIAPFASGRAKVRALAEAAGRFVLVHVSTPLEVCEARDRKGFYAKARRGEIAEFTGISSPYESPDDADLVIDTSQVSVADAVAQVRAVL, via the coding sequence GTGAACCTCCCCGAGACCACGCACGTCCTCACCGACGACGAGCTCGACGCGCTCGAGCTCCACCTCGGCGGCGGCACCACCACGCCCGCCCTGACGGCGGGGGACGGCGGGCCCGTCACCCTCACCGACGCGGAGAACACCCCGCTGGCGGTGCTCGACGGCGGCTCGGCCACCCCCGTGAAGCCGCTCGCCCGCGCAGCCGGACCGCACTGGGACCCGGCGCTGCGCCGGGCCGCCCGCGACGTCGCCACCGACGTCCGCCGCGCCGTCGGGCCCGACGGCGACGTCCTGGCCGTGGTCGTGGACGAGGCGCCGACCACCGCCGAGCTCGGGGCCTTGCCCGGCCTCGTCCCGGGTGCCGCCGCCGTGCTGGTGCTCGCGCCCGTCGCGCGCCGCTCCCCCGCCGCCGGAGCCCTCGGCGGCCCCGGGCTCGCCCGCGTGGCCACGCAGGTCCGCGACGCCGCCCTGGCCGCCGGCGCCCCCCGCGTCGACGCCGTCGTCGTGCCCTGGGCCCACGGCCCGCTGACCGCGGACGCGGCCCGGGCCCACGGCGCGAACCGTGTCACCCGCCTCGCCGACGCCCGCCCCGCAGAGGTCCAGGAGGCGGTCGCCGCGCTCGGCACCGTCTGGACCGACGCCGTCGAGCGGCTCTACCCGCCGGACGTCGCCCGCGAGGTCGCCGACGCCGCCGCGCACGCGCGACGCACCGGCACGGTGGTGTTCTTCACCGGGCTGTCCGGCTCCGGCAAGTCGACGGTCGCCCGGGCGCTCGCCGCCGAGCTCGACGACGAGGGCGTGCGCACCACCCTGCTCGACGGCGACGAGGTGCGCCAGCACCTGTCCAAGGGCCTCGGCTTCGACAAGGCGTCCCGCGAGCTGAACGTCGAGCGCATCGGCTACGTCGCCTCGCTCGTCGCCCACCACGGCGGCGTCGCGGTCGCGGCGCCCATCGCCCCGTTCGCGTCGGGCCGCGCGAAGGTCCGCGCGCTGGCCGAGGCGGCCGGTCGCTTCGTGCTCGTGCACGTGTCCACGCCGCTGGAGGTGTGCGAGGCCCGCGACCGCAAGGGGTTCTACGCCAAGGCGCGCCGCGGGGAGATCGCCGAGTTCACCGGCATCTCCTCACCCTACGAGTCGCCCGACGACGCCGACCTGGTGATCGACACCTCCCAGGTGTCCGTGGCCGACGCCGTCGCGCAGGTGCGCGCCGTGCTGTAG
- a CDS encoding inositol monophosphatase family protein, whose translation MPTPFPALPDPALGDGPLATALAQGAGEVLLGLRADVDAAGGAFDAKPLKDAGDAAAQAWLAAAVAHARPGDAVLSEEAKDDAARTGADRVWIIDPLDGTREFAERAGDGAPTDPWRDDFAVHVALWVRGTDDATDGPGGLAAGAVALPARDVVHTTHAPASATDLDAAVAAVLAGDRPLRIAASRSRPPAFVAALAERDDVELVPMGSAGVKVVSVVDGTVDAYVHGGGQYEWDSAAPVAVALAAGHECTRLDGTPLEYNRQDPWLPDLFVCHPALAAHLRAALSEVGVEIKEGAQS comes from the coding sequence ATGCCCACGCCATTCCCGGCCTTGCCGGACCCCGCCCTGGGGGACGGTCCGCTGGCGACCGCGCTCGCGCAGGGAGCGGGCGAGGTGCTGCTGGGGCTGCGCGCCGACGTCGACGCCGCCGGCGGCGCGTTCGACGCGAAGCCCCTCAAGGACGCCGGTGACGCCGCCGCGCAGGCCTGGCTGGCGGCCGCCGTCGCCCACGCCCGTCCCGGCGACGCCGTGCTGTCCGAGGAGGCCAAGGACGACGCCGCGCGCACCGGGGCCGACCGGGTCTGGATCATCGACCCGCTCGACGGCACCCGCGAGTTCGCGGAGCGCGCCGGGGACGGTGCGCCCACGGATCCGTGGCGCGACGACTTCGCCGTGCACGTCGCCCTGTGGGTGCGCGGCACCGACGACGCCACCGACGGGCCCGGCGGGCTCGCCGCCGGTGCCGTCGCGCTGCCGGCGCGGGACGTCGTCCACACGACGCACGCACCGGCGTCGGCCACCGATCTCGACGCGGCCGTCGCCGCCGTCCTCGCCGGCGACCGGCCGCTGCGGATCGCCGCGAGCCGTTCCCGCCCGCCCGCGTTCGTCGCCGCGCTCGCCGAGCGCGACGACGTCGAGCTGGTCCCCATGGGGTCGGCCGGCGTCAAGGTGGTGTCCGTCGTCGACGGCACCGTCGACGCCTACGTCCACGGCGGCGGCCAGTACGAGTGGGACTCGGCCGCGCCCGTCGCGGTCGCCCTGGCCGCCGGCCACGAGTGCACGCGCCTCGACGGCACGCCGCTCGAGTACAACCGCCAGGATCCCTGGCTCCCCGATCTGTTCGTCTGCCACCCGGCCCTGGCCGCGCACCTGCGTGCGGCGCTCAGCGAGGTCGGCGTGGAGATCAAGGAAGGTGCCCAGTCGTGA
- the cysD gene encoding sulfate adenylyltransferase subunit CysD produces the protein MTSHVLSQLRSLEAESIHIIREVVAEMERPVLLFSGGKDSIVMLHLAAKAFAPARIPFPIMHVDTGLNFQTVLDCRDRWVDRLGIQLVVASVQDAIDRGLVSEEPNGSRNRIQTPVLLEAMEKNGFDAAFGGGRRDEEKARAKERVFSFRDDFGQWDPKNQRPEIWSLYNGRVHQGESIRVFPLSNWTELDIWSYIAAENIDLPDLYLAQEREVVDRGGMLFAVNEFTPLKEGETSEVRSVRYRTVGDANLTAAVASDAATLHEIVEETAAVRITERGATRGDDKVSEAAMEDRKREGYF, from the coding sequence GTGACGTCCCACGTCCTGAGCCAGCTCCGCAGCCTCGAGGCGGAGAGCATCCACATCATCCGTGAGGTCGTCGCCGAGATGGAGCGGCCCGTGCTGCTGTTCTCCGGCGGCAAGGACTCGATCGTCATGCTGCATCTCGCGGCCAAGGCGTTCGCCCCCGCGCGGATCCCGTTCCCGATCATGCACGTCGACACGGGCCTGAACTTCCAGACCGTGCTCGACTGCCGTGACCGCTGGGTCGACCGCCTCGGCATCCAGCTGGTCGTCGCGTCCGTGCAGGACGCGATCGACCGCGGCCTCGTCTCCGAGGAACCGAACGGGTCGCGCAACCGCATCCAGACGCCCGTCCTGCTCGAGGCGATGGAGAAGAACGGCTTCGACGCCGCGTTCGGCGGTGGCCGCCGCGACGAGGAGAAGGCCCGCGCCAAGGAGCGCGTCTTCTCCTTCCGCGACGACTTCGGCCAGTGGGACCCGAAGAACCAACGCCCCGAGATCTGGAGCCTGTACAACGGCCGGGTCCACCAGGGCGAGTCGATCCGCGTGTTCCCGCTGTCCAACTGGACCGAGCTGGACATCTGGTCGTACATCGCCGCCGAGAACATCGACCTGCCCGACCTCTACCTCGCGCAGGAGCGCGAGGTCGTGGACCGCGGCGGGATGCTGTTCGCGGTGAACGAGTTCACCCCCCTCAAGGAGGGGGAGACGTCCGAGGTGCGCTCCGTGCGCTACCGCACCGTCGGCGACGCGAACCTCACGGCCGCCGTCGCCTCGGACGCCGCGACGCTGCACGAGATCGTCGAGGAGACCGCGGCGGTCCGCATCACCGAGCGCGGCGCCACCCGTGGCGACGACAAGGTGAGCGAGGCCGCCATGGAGGACCGGAAGCGAGAGGGCTACTTCTAA